One Synechococcus sp. JA-2-3B'a(2-13) genomic window carries:
- a CDS encoding IS5-like element ISSoc13 family transposase (programmed frameshift): MKLVFLDENKWQKILAFLQTEERVNIGKEANCKQFIEAVLWIARSGAPWRYLPEGYGKWYTIYQRFHRWSRFGVWERMFKYFIDDPDLEHLIIDSTMVRAHSCAAGKKGEQALGRSRGGYSTKIHVSVDGLGNPLELRITGGEKSDITQGEELIEGWQRKDTKVIGDKGYDADKLIEKIGEAQAVIPPKRNRKTQRHYDKHLYKERHLIECFFHKLKQYRHLFSRFDKLARNFLSFLYLVSALFWLK, encoded by the exons ATGAAGTTGGTTTTTTTAGATGAAAACAAATGGCAGAAGATATTGGCTTTTTTACAGACAGAAGAGAGAGTTAACATTGGGAAAGAAGCAAACTGCAAACAGTTTATTGAAGCAGTTCTTTGGATAGCCCGTTCCGGTGCTCCTTGGCGCTACCTCCCAGAAGGATATGGCAAATGGTACACCATCTATCAAAGATTCCACCGGTGGAGTCGTTTTGGAGTGTGGGAACGGATGTTCAAGTATTTTATTGACGACCCTGATTTAGAGCATCTCATTATTGATTCAACCATGGTTCGAGCGCACTCCTGTGCTGCCGGAA AAAAAGGGGAGCAAGCTTTGGGGAGAAGCCGAGGCGGATACAGCACCAAGATTCATGTGAGTGTAGATGGGTTGGGAAATCCGCTGGAATTGAGAATAACTGGCGGGGAAAAGAGCGATATTACTCAAGGGGAAGAATTGATAGAGGGCTGGCAGAGAAAGGATACCAAAGTAATTGGGGATAAAGGATATGATGCGGATAAGTTGATTGAGAAGATAGGGGAAGCTCAAGCGGTTATTCCGCCTAAAAGGAATAGAAAGACGCAGCGGCATTATGACAAGCATCTGTATAAAGAGAGGCATTTAATCGAATGCTTTTTTCATAAGTTAAAGCAGTACCGGCATCTATTTTCTCGTTTTGACAAATTGGCCAGGAACTTCTTGAGTTTTCTCTATCTCGTCAGTGCTCTCTTTTGGCTCAAATGA
- the argH gene encoding argininosuccinate lyase — translation MSEPTVTSTPRPWSQRFEGSLHPAIARFNASIGFDIRLLPYDVAGSLAHVQMLAACGILTQQEADQIRWGLEQIQQEAAAGTFRPDPEAEDVHYAVERRLVALVGEVGKKLHTGRSRNDQVATDLRLYLRDQIDHLRQALWELRGVLLDLAERHLETILPGYTHLQRAQPISLAHHLLAYEEMFWRDWQRLGRVREEVNVCPLGSGALAGTSLPIDRQLTAHLLGFERISANSLDAVSDRDYLVEFHAAASLILVHLSRLSEEVILWASQEFGFVTLTDACATGSSLMPQKKNPDVPELVRGKAGRVFGHLQALLVTLKGLPLAYNKDLQEDKEGLFDTVDTLKACLEAMTLLLREGIQFQPERMAAAVQEDFSNATDVADYLVRKGIPFRTAHDLVGQIVRICLAEGILLRDLPLERWKTFHPAFEADILTAIEPRQVVATRLSAGGTGFAVVREALQRAQARHQQPEPSEETPQT, via the coding sequence ATGTCTGAGCCGACGGTAACTTCCACCCCTCGCCCCTGGAGCCAACGCTTCGAGGGATCCCTGCATCCTGCCATCGCCCGCTTCAACGCCAGCATCGGCTTCGACATCCGCCTGCTGCCCTACGATGTGGCCGGATCCCTGGCTCATGTGCAGATGTTGGCCGCTTGTGGCATCCTGACCCAGCAAGAGGCCGACCAGATCCGGTGGGGATTGGAGCAGATCCAACAGGAAGCGGCTGCCGGCACCTTCCGGCCCGATCCAGAGGCAGAGGATGTCCACTACGCCGTCGAGCGTCGTTTGGTGGCTTTGGTGGGGGAAGTGGGAAAAAAACTGCATACCGGGCGCTCCCGCAATGACCAAGTGGCCACCGATCTGCGTCTCTATCTGCGAGATCAGATCGATCACCTTCGTCAAGCCCTCTGGGAGCTGCGCGGAGTTTTGTTGGACTTGGCTGAGCGGCATCTGGAGACAATCCTGCCCGGCTACACCCATCTGCAACGGGCTCAGCCGATTAGCTTGGCCCACCACCTCTTGGCCTATGAAGAAATGTTCTGGCGAGACTGGCAACGGCTGGGGCGGGTGCGGGAAGAGGTGAATGTCTGCCCCCTCGGATCCGGGGCTTTGGCCGGCACTTCTCTGCCCATCGATCGGCAGCTCACCGCCCATCTGCTGGGATTTGAGCGGATCAGCGCCAACAGCTTGGATGCCGTCAGCGACCGGGACTACCTGGTGGAGTTCCACGCTGCCGCCAGCTTGATTTTGGTGCATCTCAGCCGCCTCTCGGAAGAGGTGATCCTCTGGGCTTCCCAGGAGTTCGGCTTTGTCACCCTCACCGATGCCTGTGCCACCGGCTCCAGCCTCATGCCCCAGAAGAAAAATCCCGATGTGCCGGAGTTGGTGCGCGGCAAGGCGGGGCGGGTGTTTGGCCATCTCCAGGCTTTGTTGGTCACCTTGAAGGGGCTGCCGCTGGCCTACAACAAAGATCTCCAAGAAGACAAAGAGGGACTATTCGACACGGTCGATACCCTGAAAGCCTGCCTAGAGGCGATGACCCTTCTGCTGCGGGAAGGGATCCAATTTCAACCTGAGCGCATGGCGGCTGCTGTGCAGGAAGATTTCTCCAACGCCACCGATGTGGCCGACTACTTGGTGCGCAAAGGGATCCCCTTTCGCACAGCCCATGATTTGGTGGGGCAGATTGTGCGCATTTGTTTGGCAGAGGGGATCCTGCTGCGGGATCTGCCCTTGGAGCGCTGGAAAACCTTCCACCCGGCCTTTGAGGCGGACATTTTGACGGCCATTGAGCCCCGCCAGGTGGTGGCCACGCGGCTCAGCGCCGGGGGAACGGGCTTTGCTGTGGTGCGAGAAGCCCTGCAACGGGCCCAGGCCCGCCACCAGCAGCCAGAGCCATCGGAAGAAACTCCACAAACTTAA
- a CDS encoding RNA-guided endonuclease InsQ/TnpB family protein, producing the protein MSQVLTISCKLKASQSQAAKLDATMDVFVQALNWVNQNTPEKIVNAVKLQSLCYYEIRARFGLSSNLAQQVCRRVAGARKVARQRNRPVKEFKRGFVTYDARIFSFREKDWTVSLTTVEGRERFELAIGNYQRGMLAGSNPKSATLVQRKDGSYYIQICVEEKPPKQQDTDKVIGVDLGRTDIAHTSEGDNWNGQQLSRVRERYSRLRAVLQRKASKGTRSSRRRCRELLQRLSGKERRFQAWVNHRISKAIVSRAKTTNSAIALEDLTGIRGRVNQQPRSKAERRRTNSWAFYQLRQFLEYKARVAGVSLILVPPAYTSQTCHWCLHIHPDPAQSYRSGKSFKCGHCGWEGDADLNGANVIALLGAVVNQPRGSWLACQLQGY; encoded by the coding sequence ATGAGCCAAGTCCTGACCATATCCTGCAAGCTCAAGGCGTCCCAGTCGCAAGCCGCCAAATTGGACGCGACGATGGATGTCTTTGTGCAGGCGTTGAACTGGGTCAACCAGAACACGCCGGAGAAGATCGTCAACGCGGTCAAACTGCAATCCCTTTGCTACTACGAGATTCGAGCCCGATTCGGCTTGTCCAGTAACTTGGCCCAGCAGGTCTGCAGACGGGTGGCCGGCGCCCGCAAAGTGGCGAGACAGCGCAACCGTCCAGTTAAAGAGTTCAAGCGTGGGTTCGTTACCTACGACGCACGTATCTTTTCATTCCGCGAGAAAGACTGGACGGTGTCGCTGACCACGGTGGAAGGGAGAGAACGCTTTGAGCTAGCCATTGGTAACTACCAGAGGGGAATGCTGGCTGGCTCTAACCCCAAATCGGCCACCCTAGTCCAGCGGAAGGATGGCTCCTACTACATCCAGATTTGCGTAGAGGAAAAGCCACCCAAGCAACAAGATACCGACAAGGTGATCGGGGTGGACTTGGGAAGGACGGATATTGCTCATACCTCAGAAGGGGACAACTGGAATGGACAGCAGTTGAGCAGAGTCCGAGAGCGCTACTCCCGGTTGAGGGCGGTACTCCAACGCAAAGCCAGTAAGGGCACACGCAGTTCGCGGCGCAGATGCAGAGAACTGTTGCAACGGCTGTCTGGCAAGGAGAGACGCTTTCAGGCGTGGGTCAATCATCGCATCTCCAAAGCTATTGTCTCTAGGGCAAAGACCACAAACAGCGCTATTGCTCTGGAAGACCTGACAGGGATCCGGGGAAGGGTCAATCAACAGCCACGCAGCAAAGCTGAGCGGCGTAGGACCAACAGTTGGGCGTTCTACCAACTACGCCAGTTTCTGGAATACAAGGCGAGGGTTGCAGGGGTTTCTCTGATTCTTGTGCCGCCTGCCTACACGTCGCAGACCTGCCACTGGTGTTTGCACATCCATCCCGACCCTGCGCAATCCTACCGCAGTGGCAAGTCGTTCAAGTGTGGGCACTGTGGATGGGAAGGGGATGCGGATTTGAATGGTGCGAATGTGATTGCGCTCTTGGGGGCTGTCGTAAACCAGCCTAGAGGTTCGTGGTTGGCTTGCCAACTGCAGGGCTACTGA
- a CDS encoding DUF6464 family protein gives MLDNLTVRVLEHAAKRRWRERAYSRFLQDWRRQVVLLRRQRAGEFGPPLGDPSCVFSAHSAWLRCAVHPQGPCQGCPHYAPVTPPKPEPPLGSLDGRV, from the coding sequence ATGTTGGATAACCTTACCGTCCGTGTCCTAGAACATGCGGCCAAGCGTCGCTGGCGGGAACGCGCCTACAGCCGATTTTTGCAAGATTGGCGACGGCAAGTGGTGCTGCTGCGCCGTCAACGGGCCGGCGAATTTGGCCCACCCCTGGGGGATCCCTCTTGTGTTTTCAGTGCCCACTCGGCTTGGTTGCGCTGTGCCGTCCATCCCCAAGGGCCGTGCCAGGGTTGCCCCCACTATGCCCCCGTCACCCCTCCAAAGCCAGAGCCACCTCTGGGTTCACTCGATGGACGGGTCTGA
- a CDS encoding M67 family metallopeptidase has product MALYLSADHLHSIRQHGEQAFPHESCGILIGEIRGSDKIIHELWSVTNTWDQAENPLADGESSRRRFLIDPADFKRANDHAVRKGLGILGTYHSHPNHAAIPSEFDRQHAFPWGFSCVIVSVREGKAEEVVSWVLDEQEQPQREPMQMLEDIRIPPLPALAS; this is encoded by the coding sequence ATGGCCCTCTACCTCTCGGCAGACCACCTTCACAGCATCCGCCAGCACGGCGAACAAGCCTTTCCCCACGAGAGCTGCGGCATTTTAATTGGGGAAATCCGGGGATCCGACAAGATCATCCACGAGCTTTGGTCGGTGACCAACACCTGGGATCAAGCGGAAAACCCTCTGGCAGACGGGGAATCCAGCCGCCGCCGCTTTTTGATCGATCCGGCGGATTTCAAGCGGGCCAACGACCATGCGGTGCGCAAAGGGCTGGGGATCCTGGGCACCTATCACTCCCATCCCAACCATGCGGCCATTCCCTCCGAGTTTGATCGGCAGCATGCTTTTCCTTGGGGCTTTTCCTGTGTGATCGTCAGTGTGCGCGAGGGCAAGGCAGAAGAGGTGGTGAGCTGGGTTTTGGATGAGCAGGAGCAGCCCCAACGGGAGCCGATGCAGATGCTGGAAGACATTCGCATACCCCCGCTCCCGGCTTTGGCAAGCTAG
- a CDS encoding MoaD/ThiS family protein, whose amino-acid sequence MATKVLIPSPLRPYTDNLEAVEIEGSNVGEVMGNLIARYGELKRHLYTEDGKLRNFVNVYLNDEDVRTLPQGNNTPVGEQAVISIVPAIAGGL is encoded by the coding sequence ATGGCAACCAAAGTTCTGATCCCCTCTCCCCTGCGCCCCTACACCGACAACCTGGAAGCTGTCGAGATCGAGGGCAGCAATGTTGGCGAAGTGATGGGCAACCTCATCGCCCGCTATGGCGAGCTGAAGCGCCACCTCTACACCGAGGATGGGAAGCTGCGCAATTTTGTCAATGTCTACCTCAACGACGAGGATGTGCGCACGTTGCCCCAAGGCAACAACACCCCCGTGGGAGAACAAGCCGTCATCAGCATCGTTCCCGCTATTGCTGGAGGGTTGTGA
- the moeB gene encoding molybdopterin-synthase adenylyltransferase MoeB produces MLNLDTSQVSLSREEMERFSRHLILPEVGLEGQKRLKAGKVLCIGTGGLGSPLLLYLAAAGVGRIGIVDFDVVDVSNLQRQVIHGTSWVGKPKVESAKNRILEINPHCQVDVYNTALKAHNALELFANYDVIVDGTDNFPTRYLVNDACVLTGKPNVYGSIFRFEGQATVFNYEDGPNYRDLYPEPPPPGLVPSCAEGGVLGILPGIIGVIQATETVKILLGVGTTLSGRLLLYDALNMSFRELKLRKNPATPPITQLIDYEQFCGIPPAQATEQAGQTEIPEITVAELKARMDAHQDFVLVDVRNPNEWEIGRIPGAHLIPLPQIENGDGVEQVRRLLNGSELIVHCKSGARSAKALKILQAAGIQGKNLRGGILAWAEAYDPSIPKY; encoded by the coding sequence ATGTTGAACCTGGATACCAGCCAAGTCAGCCTCTCCCGCGAGGAGATGGAGCGGTTTTCTCGGCATTTGATCCTGCCCGAGGTGGGCCTAGAAGGACAGAAGCGGCTGAAAGCGGGCAAAGTGCTGTGCATCGGCACAGGCGGCCTTGGCTCGCCCCTGTTGCTGTACTTGGCGGCAGCCGGCGTGGGGCGGATTGGCATTGTCGATTTTGATGTGGTGGATGTGTCCAACCTGCAGCGGCAGGTGATCCACGGCACCTCCTGGGTGGGCAAGCCGAAGGTGGAATCGGCCAAGAACCGCATCCTGGAGATCAACCCCCACTGTCAAGTGGATGTTTACAACACCGCCCTGAAGGCCCACAACGCACTGGAGCTGTTTGCCAACTATGACGTGATTGTGGATGGCACCGATAACTTCCCCACCCGTTACCTGGTGAACGATGCCTGTGTGTTGACGGGCAAGCCCAATGTCTACGGCTCGATCTTCCGCTTCGAGGGACAAGCGACGGTCTTCAACTACGAAGATGGGCCCAACTACCGGGATCTCTACCCCGAGCCGCCCCCACCAGGACTGGTGCCCTCCTGCGCCGAAGGGGGAGTGTTGGGGATCCTCCCCGGCATCATCGGTGTTATTCAAGCTACCGAAACCGTGAAGATCCTGCTGGGCGTGGGCACAACCCTAAGTGGGCGGCTGCTGCTTTACGATGCCCTGAACATGAGCTTCCGGGAGCTGAAGCTGCGCAAAAACCCTGCCACTCCTCCCATCACCCAGCTTATCGACTATGAGCAGTTCTGCGGGATCCCGCCAGCCCAAGCCACAGAACAAGCTGGCCAGACAGAGATCCCCGAGATCACTGTGGCCGAGCTGAAAGCGCGGATGGATGCTCACCAAGACTTTGTGTTGGTCGATGTGCGCAACCCAAATGAGTGGGAGATAGGCCGGATCCCTGGTGCTCACCTGATCCCCCTGCCCCAAATTGAAAACGGCGACGGGGTGGAGCAGGTGCGTCGCCTCCTTAACGGCTCAGAGCTGATCGTCCACTGCAAGAGTGGGGCACGCTCGGCCAAAGCCCTGAAGATCCTACAAGCTGCTGGGATCCAAGGAAAAAACCTGCGCGGGGGGATCCTCGCCTGGGCAGAGGCTTACGATCCCTCGATTCCCAAGTACTGA
- a CDS encoding GntR family transcriptional regulator, whose translation MMRISIQPGSGIPGSVQLFNLLCFAIACGQFPPGCRLPSTRQLAMQTGLHRNTIHKVYRQLEAMGLVETRAGSGIYVSRSARQVVNYSRGLGENLDRSRQVLEQVRQGIDQLLQQGFSLEQVRDLLLAEIDWRLRCSAQVLVCVPNRDLGTGQLMAQQIQQTLGIRVQLVPLEELATVLDQIHSGTVVTLHYFLSAVEAIAQPRGARVLTVEVSDYAREIALIRQLPSYACLGLVSISTALLEVAEVIVHSLRGDLLVLTAVISDTERVGSLIRRAHTLICDEASYPTLRVLVRQARADLIRTPNLVCATPHIGEAAMAELRRELGGIPGAGGDREAGGSDLQSKETH comes from the coding sequence ATGATGCGCATTTCCATCCAGCCGGGGAGTGGGATCCCTGGCTCCGTGCAGCTCTTTAATTTGCTCTGCTTCGCCATCGCCTGTGGGCAGTTTCCTCCCGGCTGCCGCCTGCCCAGCACCCGTCAATTGGCCATGCAAACGGGCCTGCATCGCAACACCATCCACAAGGTTTACCGCCAATTGGAGGCCATGGGCCTGGTGGAAACCCGCGCTGGATCTGGCATTTACGTGAGCCGCTCCGCCCGCCAGGTGGTTAACTACTCTCGCGGCCTGGGGGAAAACCTGGATCGATCCCGACAGGTCCTGGAGCAGGTGCGCCAGGGCATCGACCAGCTGCTGCAGCAGGGGTTTTCTTTGGAGCAGGTGCGGGATCTGCTGCTAGCGGAGATCGATTGGCGATTGCGCTGCAGTGCCCAAGTGCTGGTGTGTGTGCCCAACCGGGATTTGGGTACAGGACAACTGATGGCCCAGCAAATCCAGCAGACTTTGGGCATCCGGGTCCAGTTGGTGCCCCTGGAGGAGCTGGCCACCGTTCTGGATCAGATCCATTCCGGCACTGTGGTGACGCTGCACTATTTTCTCAGCGCCGTCGAGGCCATTGCCCAACCCCGGGGGGCCCGTGTTCTGACGGTGGAGGTGTCTGACTACGCCCGCGAAATTGCCCTGATCCGCCAATTGCCTTCCTACGCCTGTCTGGGGCTGGTGAGCATCAGCACTGCCCTGCTGGAAGTTGCCGAGGTGATCGTCCACAGTTTGCGGGGAGACCTGCTGGTGCTGACGGCAGTGATCTCGGATACGGAACGGGTGGGATCCCTAATCCGCCGCGCCCATACGCTGATTTGCGATGAGGCCAGCTACCCCACCCTGCGGGTCTTGGTGCGCCAAGCCCGAGCCGATCTAATCCGCACACCCAACCTAGTCTGCGCCACCCCCCACATCGGAGAAGCAGCCATGGCCGAGCTGAGACGGGAATTGGGTGGGATCCCTGGAGCCGGAGGGGATAGAGAGGCGGGCGGCAGCGATTTGCAGAGTAAAGAAACGCATTAA
- a CDS encoding ABC transporter ATP-binding protein translates to MGSFAACVDMVAESVLASDVSSAKAQAGREEGSPPAIRLRRVSRNFSGIQAVDGVDLEVQQGEFFTLLGPSGSGKTTCLRMIAGFERPDEGQIELNGQNVLGLPPYRRPVNTVFQDYALFPHMTVAENVGYSLMIRGIPPKERQKRVQEALELVQLPDLGSRKPSQLSGGQRQRVALARALVGRPQVLLLDEPLGALDLKLRQQMQFELKALQHRLGLTFLYVTHDQEEALTMSDRIAVFNRGRIEQVGSPAELYERPATRFVAGFIGQTNLIEGSLAERCVGEAALFALRPEHIRIDLSEEGIPDGHCRLRGRICDTAYLGAFIRYQVWVSGCEVKLLAVQPNPGLNLQQLPEGTEVTLSWDPSRMHRIPE, encoded by the coding sequence ATGGGTTCATTTGCTGCCTGTGTCGATATGGTTGCCGAATCTGTCCTCGCCTCTGATGTCAGCTCCGCCAAAGCCCAAGCCGGGAGAGAGGAGGGATCCCCACCTGCCATTCGTTTGCGGAGGGTCAGCCGCAACTTTTCCGGGATCCAAGCGGTGGACGGGGTGGATTTGGAGGTGCAGCAGGGGGAGTTTTTTACGTTGTTGGGGCCGTCGGGTTCGGGCAAAACCACCTGTTTGCGGATGATCGCGGGCTTTGAGCGTCCGGATGAGGGGCAGATCGAATTGAACGGCCAGAATGTTTTGGGTCTGCCGCCCTACCGACGGCCTGTGAACACGGTGTTTCAGGACTATGCTCTCTTCCCCCACATGACGGTGGCGGAGAACGTTGGCTACAGCTTGATGATCCGCGGCATACCGCCGAAGGAGCGCCAAAAGCGAGTGCAAGAGGCGCTGGAGCTGGTACAACTGCCCGATCTGGGATCCCGTAAACCCAGCCAACTTTCAGGGGGGCAACGGCAACGGGTGGCCTTGGCGCGGGCTTTGGTTGGCCGACCGCAGGTGCTCTTGCTGGATGAACCTTTGGGGGCGCTGGATTTGAAGTTGCGCCAACAGATGCAGTTTGAACTCAAGGCCCTACAACACCGCCTTGGTCTCACCTTTTTGTACGTCACCCACGACCAAGAAGAGGCCCTGACCATGAGCGATCGTATTGCCGTGTTCAATCGCGGGCGCATCGAACAGGTGGGATCCCCGGCAGAGCTCTACGAGCGACCTGCCACCCGGTTTGTAGCCGGTTTTATCGGCCAAACCAACTTGATCGAGGGATCCCTGGCGGAACGATGCGTGGGAGAAGCGGCCCTGTTTGCTTTGCGCCCGGAGCACATTCGGATTGACTTATCTGAAGAAGGGATCCCCGATGGCCACTGCCGCTTGCGGGGACGGATTTGCGACACTGCTTATCTAGGGGCTTTCATTCGCTATCAGGTATGGGTGTCGGGCTGTGAGGTGAAACTTTTGGCTGTGCAACCCAACCCCGGCCTGAATTTGCAGCAGTTGCCGGAAGGGACGGAGGTGACTTTAAGTTGGGATCCCAGCCGGATGCACCGCATCCCCGAATAG
- a CDS encoding DoxX family protein: MLLASALRHDSVTPRWSQVAWTVLRVVAGLFMIHNGLDKLADIEGFATAYVEVIGLPFPIFFAYVAAYTELIAAPMVALGLLTRGAALGLFATMAVAMFHHIKVAGFSVPYLELSAIYAAIFLAFAVNGGGWFSVDQLLVNAIESWLNRASREKLESLQSSLQATERVIALGEEEAEAAKTTGS; the protein is encoded by the coding sequence GTGCTACTCGCCTCAGCTTTGCGTCACGACAGCGTAACTCCGCGCTGGTCTCAAGTGGCGTGGACCGTTTTGCGGGTGGTGGCAGGGCTATTCATGATTCACAACGGCCTTGACAAACTGGCAGATATCGAAGGATTTGCGACGGCTTATGTAGAAGTGATCGGGTTGCCCTTCCCGATCTTCTTCGCTTATGTGGCTGCCTATACCGAGCTGATCGCAGCTCCGATGGTGGCGTTGGGTTTGTTGACCCGAGGGGCAGCACTGGGCTTGTTCGCCACGATGGCGGTGGCCATGTTCCATCACATTAAGGTGGCCGGCTTCAGCGTTCCCTACTTGGAGCTATCCGCCATCTACGCAGCGATCTTCCTGGCCTTTGCGGTGAATGGGGGGGGCTGGTTCTCTGTGGATCAGCTCTTGGTGAATGCAATCGAGTCGTGGCTGAACCGCGCCAGCCGGGAAAAGTTGGAGAGCTTGCAGTCTTCGTTGCAGGCCACGGAACGGGTAATTGCGCTGGGCGAGGAAGAGGCCGAGGCCGCCAAGACCACCGGATCCTGA
- a CDS encoding RNA degradosome polyphosphate kinase, which produces MTPRPKETDPSWPPCNPDTTGCPPDAGQPGIRTTPIQEGYALPEQYFNRELSWIEFNARVLHEALDERTPLLERLKFLAIFESNLDEFFMVRVAVIRRQLETGVLVLTPDGLTPQQQLQQISSHLRPLIRKLHTCFRQELVPKLAEQGIHIRDFSELAESERQELRDYFERRLFPVLTPLAVDPGHPFPYISNLSLSLAVVVRDPETGKEHFARVKVPNTLPRFVPLRDGVSFVPLDQVIAHHLEALFVGMQVLEYYPFRITRDADLEIQEDEADDLLAAIQEELRKRRFGSVVRMEIASQTPAAIRQRLSEEMRLNSDSVYEVDGLLSMGGVMAFLSLDRPDLKDPPWGPVTPPRLRTASVSDEPVDIFAVIREGDLLVHHPYDSFAASVERFLEEAANDPQVLTIKQTLYRTSGDSTVVKSLIQAAENGKQVAALVELKARFDEENNILWAKKLEKAGVHVAYGLPGLKIHCKLALVVREEEGSLRRYVHIGTGNYNPKTARIYTDLGLFTCDETLCNDVTELFNLLTGYSRQRQFRKLLVAPRTLRQGMEALIRREIRHAQAGGQGRIIVKINSLTDPEMIRLLYEASQAGVEIDLIVRGMCCLKPGIPGLSERIRVISIIGRFLEHSRIFYFYNGGQEEYFIGSADYMTRNLDRRVEVVTPVEDPALQRELKAILDICLTDNRQAWELRPDGTYVQRQPKPGEPVRSTHQRLMERAASRI; this is translated from the coding sequence ATGACTCCGCGCCCCAAGGAAACCGACCCTTCCTGGCCACCTTGCAACCCCGACACGACGGGCTGCCCCCCTGATGCCGGACAACCAGGGATCCGGACTACACCCATCCAAGAGGGCTATGCTCTGCCGGAGCAGTATTTCAACCGGGAGCTGAGCTGGATTGAATTCAATGCCCGGGTTTTGCACGAGGCCCTGGATGAGCGCACACCTCTGCTGGAGCGGCTGAAGTTTCTGGCCATCTTTGAGAGCAACCTGGACGAATTTTTCATGGTGCGGGTGGCGGTGATCCGTCGTCAGTTGGAAACGGGCGTGTTGGTGCTAACCCCGGATGGCCTTACACCGCAGCAGCAGTTGCAGCAGATCTCGAGCCACCTGCGCCCCCTGATTCGAAAATTGCACACTTGCTTCCGGCAGGAACTGGTGCCCAAGCTGGCGGAACAGGGCATTCACATCCGCGATTTTTCCGAGCTGGCCGAGTCGGAACGGCAGGAGCTGCGGGACTACTTTGAGAGGCGTTTGTTTCCAGTGCTCACCCCCTTGGCGGTGGATCCAGGCCATCCCTTTCCCTACATCTCCAACCTCAGCCTCAGCTTGGCGGTGGTGGTGCGGGATCCAGAGACTGGCAAGGAGCATTTTGCTCGCGTGAAGGTGCCCAACACCTTGCCCCGCTTTGTGCCGCTGCGGGATGGGGTAAGCTTTGTGCCGCTGGATCAGGTGATTGCCCACCATCTGGAAGCGCTGTTTGTCGGCATGCAGGTGCTGGAGTACTACCCCTTCCGCATCACCCGGGATGCCGATCTGGAAATCCAAGAGGACGAGGCCGACGATCTGCTGGCTGCCATTCAAGAAGAGCTGCGCAAGCGCCGCTTCGGCTCAGTGGTGCGCATGGAGATTGCCAGCCAAACTCCGGCAGCCATCCGACAACGGCTCAGCGAAGAGATGCGCCTCAACAGTGACTCGGTGTACGAAGTGGATGGCCTCTTGAGTATGGGGGGGGTGATGGCGTTTCTCAGCCTGGATCGGCCCGATTTGAAGGATCCCCCTTGGGGGCCGGTCACCCCGCCCCGCCTGCGCACTGCCTCGGTCAGCGATGAGCCGGTGGATATCTTTGCCGTCATCCGGGAAGGGGATCTGTTGGTGCATCACCCCTACGATTCTTTTGCCGCCAGCGTGGAACGGTTTTTGGAGGAGGCCGCCAACGATCCGCAGGTGCTCACCATTAAGCAAACCCTCTACCGCACCTCCGGCGACTCGACGGTGGTGAAATCCCTCATTCAGGCCGCCGAAAACGGCAAGCAGGTGGCCGCTCTGGTGGAGCTCAAAGCCCGTTTCGACGAAGAAAACAACATCCTCTGGGCCAAAAAGCTGGAGAAAGCCGGGGTCCACGTGGCCTACGGCCTGCCGGGGCTGAAAATCCACTGCAAACTGGCTTTGGTGGTGCGGGAAGAGGAGGGATCCCTGCGCCGCTACGTCCACATCGGTACCGGCAACTACAACCCCAAAACCGCCCGTATCTATACCGACCTAGGGCTGTTCACTTGCGATGAGACCCTCTGCAACGACGTTACGGAGTTGTTTAACCTGCTGACGGGCTACTCGCGGCAACGGCAATTCCGCAAGCTCTTGGTGGCCCCCAGAACCCTGCGCCAGGGCATGGAAGCCCTGATCCGCAGAGAGATCCGCCATGCCCAAGCGGGGGGCCAGGGGCGTATCATCGTCAAGATCAACTCTCTCACCGACCCGGAAATGATCCGGCTGCTCTACGAGGCCAGCCAAGCCGGGGTGGAGATCGATCTCATCGTGCGGGGCATGTGCTGCCTCAAGCCCGGGATCCCAGGCCTAAGCGAACGCATCCGCGTGATCAGCATCATCGGGCGCTTCCTGGAGCACTCCCGCATCTTCTACTTCTACAATGGCGGCCAGGAAGAGTACTTCATCGGCAGTGCCGACTACATGACCCGCAACCTGGATCGGCGCGTTGAGGTGGTTACCCCTGTGGAGGATCCCGCGTTGCAGCGGGAGCTCAAGGCGATCTTGGACATCTGCCTGACGGACAACCGGCAAGCCTGGGAGTTGCGCCCTGATGGCACCTACGTGCAGCGGCAACCCAAGCCAGGAGAGCCTGTGCGCTCCACCCACCAACGCCTGATGGAGCGGGCCGCCAGCCGCATTTAG